A genomic segment from Nicotiana tabacum cultivar K326 chromosome 9, ASM71507v2, whole genome shotgun sequence encodes:
- the LOC142163876 gene encoding uncharacterized protein LOC142163876, which produces MEAVMSNINGTIWLFFDAAVEWELLMDTEQQVTISLYHQDIDQHIIMTFVYAKCSSIERLELWDYLYYLATDMNFSWMVGGDFNFVLHEDEKIGGLPVYPSEYEDFAFCVNSCGLFDLGYKGSPFTWWNEVDHLIRTGSNHAPLLMSYGKEAMQFVKPFKFLKLWTKHDTFKQVLAIREDIVRVKEMLFEEEPTIQNRIVLQQEQAELKKYLSIEEQYWKQKAGIRRFAEDDKNTRCFHNHFNGKRQNLKLKRIQNAYGTWLESQDLLANAAVDFFHK; this is translated from the exons ATGGAAGCTGTTATGTCAAACATTAATGGTACAATTTGGTTGTTCTTTGATGCGGCTGTTGAATGGGAATTATTGATGGACACTGAGCAACAGGTAACTATTAGTTTATATCATCAAGACATAGACCAGCATATCATCATGACTTTTGTGTATGCTAAATGTTCATCAATTGAACGACTAGAACTATGGGACTATTTGTACTACTTAGCTACTGATATGAATTTTTCTTGGATGGTTGGAGGTGATTTCAATTTTGTTTTACATGAGGATGAAAAGATAGGAGGTTTGCCGGTGTATCCATCTGAATATGAAGATTTTGCCTTCTGTGTGAATTCATGTGGTTTGTTTGATCTTGGATACAAGGGAAGTCCATTTACTTGGTGGAATG AAGTTGACCACCTCATAAGGACTGGCTCTAATCATGCACCTTTGTTAATGAGTTATGGGAAGGAGGCTATGCAGTTTGTTAAACCATTTAAGTTCCTCAAACTTTGGACTAAGCATGACACTTTCAAACAAGTG TTGGCTATTAGGGAGGATATTGTCAGAGTTAAGGAGATGCTATTTGAAGAGGAACCAACAATTCAAAATAGAATTGTCCTTCAACAAGAACAAGCAGAACTAAAAAAGTACCTAAGCATTGAAGAGCAGTACTGGAAACAAAAGGCAGGAATAAGAAGGTTTGCTGAAGATGATAAAAACACAAGATGCTTTCACAATCATTTCAATGGCAAAAGGCAAAATCTTAAGCTCAAAAGGATCCAGAATGCATATGGTACTTGGCTTGAAAGTCAGGATCTTTTGGCTAATGCTGCAGTGGATttttttcacaaataa